Below is a genomic region from Streptomyces sp. RPA4-2.
GCTGCTCGCCCCCCTGTGCCGTGAGGAGTTCGACTGCGGTCCCGTCCCCTGCGCGTTGCTGATGAAGTTCTCGGTGAACCTGTTCCTGATCACGCTGGTCACCGGTCTGACCGAGGCTTTCCACTTCGCCGACGGGCACGGGCTGGACCAACGCCTGCTCCAGAACGTCCTGGACGCGGGCCCGATGACCAGCGCCGTGTCCCGCGTGAAGGCGCCGAAACTGCTCGCGCGCGACTTCACCGTCCAGGCGGCGACCACGGACGTCCTCAAGAACAACCGCCTGATCGCGGAGGCCGCCCGAAAGGCCGGCCTCGCCTCCCCGCTCCTCGACATCTGCCACGCGCTCTTCGACGAGACGGTGGCCCAGGGCCACGGTGGTGAGGACATGGTGGCCGTACTGCACGCACTGGAGGCGCGGACCGGCAGCGCGCGCCGCCCCGGCTCGCCGGGCGACTGACGCGGACGGGATGCCGCGCCCCGGGCGATGCGCGCGGCACGAACCAGACGCCGGGCA
It encodes:
- a CDS encoding NAD(P)-dependent oxidoreductase, translating into MYVGFVGLGVMGQPMALNLARAGTPLVVWNRTRARCDPLRSAGAEVASNPGEVFDRADSVILMLADESAVDTVLGRGTPDFAARVAGHTVVHMGTVSPEYSVGLRDDIRSAGGRYVEAPVSGSRVPAEQGQLVAMLAGDAESVKAVRPLLAPLCREEFDCGPVPCALLMKFSVNLFLITLVTGLTEAFHFADGHGLDQRLLQNVLDAGPMTSAVSRVKAPKLLARDFTVQAATTDVLKNNRLIAEAARKAGLASPLLDICHALFDETVAQGHGGEDMVAVLHALEARTGSARRPGSPGD